AATAAGAGTAAATGACCAATCGCTTTGCAGTAATCGGATTAGGACAGTTTGGAGAATCCATCGCACGTACTTTGAGTGACAGTGGTGCGGAAGTACTAGCTATCGACATTGACCTTGATAAAGTAGAGGCGATAAAAGATGATGTCGCCTATGCTGTTGCATTGGATTCCACAGATGTGAAAGCTTTAAAAGCCCAAAATATTCAGGATATGGACGCAATAGTGGTGGCCATAGGTGAAAATTTCGAAGGACTGTTATTGACTACCGTTTTACTGTTGGAATTGGAAGTAGAGCGAATTATTGCAAGAGCCGCCAATTCACAACAGCGTATGATTTTAGAGAAAATGGGAATAGAAGAGATTTTGTCTCCCGAAGAAACGGTAGGTAAAACGGTTGCTGAAATGCTGCTCCATCCCAACATGAAATCCTTCCTTCCATTACCCGATGATTATGAAATTGTGGAGATCAATACTCCTGCCCGGGTTGTGGATCAAACCATTAGCGAAATTGGATTAAGAGAAAAATATAACCTGAACTTGATAACTGTCAAAAGATTGTATGATGAAAAGGTGGACGGTCAATTACAGCAAGTAGAACACATCATAGGCGTACCTAGGGCCGATACTTTTCTTAAAGAAACTGATATTATGATCCTTCTCGGAAAATCGAAGGATGTAAATAAGTTTATTGAGGTGAATAAGTAGTTTCAGGTAACTTAGACCTTTTTCCAAAGAATAGTACTTAGGAAATGATATTTGTTAAAAATTGATCTTTCCGCTCCTATTTCCCTTGGTGAAATTTTATTAAGACAGTTTATTGGTTTAAAGAGACTTTCTCATTGTTCAATGGTTTTCTAGAGAGTAATTTTAAGTGTAAGATTGCTTAAATGCTCGTTTTATGCTTCTTACTTTTTCCATTGATGAAAAAGTAAGAAAAAAATCTAGGTAAAATGAAGCTACTTTCCACAAATGCCAATGCTGGCTTGTCTGCACAAGCAGGCCCGCCATTTTACCCTCCTACCCGCTTTTTCGCTTAAGGCGAAATTGGGGGTGTCAGCTATTAATGCATTCATTAAATAAATTTTGTCTTAGTGTACTCTTTTGCAATATTGGAAAAGTGCTAAAACGACCATTTCCGAGGAACTCGGAAAAGCGGGAGGGAGGAAAGTTTAGCGAGCCGGCGGTGGGTCATGCGTTCGGTAGCATTAAACTTTCTTGATTTTTTGTTTCATTTTGATTAAGCAAAAAGAAAGAGAAGAAAGATGATAATGCCCACAGATTCTAAATTAATTCATTCGATATTGTAATCTCAAGCAAAAACCTTTTCCAAAATTTAGTACTTTGGAAAAGTTGCATGAAAAGTATTTACCCCCCCCCCACTATTTGAATACATATATTCTTTAATTTCTTGAAGTTCGCTTTTCAATGATTTTATTTCTTTATGCAGGTCAGCTATTTCAATTTCATCAGTTTTGGCTTCCTCTGATTGAATTGACTGAAGCAAATCAATGTAATTTAATCTTAATATTTGACAGATTTGAAATAAATCGTTCAGTAAGATGTCAGACTTACCATTTTCAATTCTATTAAATTTACTTTGGCTGATTCCTATTCTATCCGCTATAAATTGTTGGCTATAGCCTTTTTTAAGACGTATATTGCGGATGTAATCTCCTATAGACATGACTTTAAGGTTTTAGTTGTGATTATTTAAATATAAATAATTTTATTTAAAAATAAATAAAAGGCATAAGATGATTTTAGTTATTTGTGTATGTTTAACTAATAAATCTTATAATTATGAAAAATTTGAGTATTGAAAAAATGGAGCAAGTTGAGGGTGGATGGTCATGGGTTGGATGTGCTGCAGGTGCCGCAGCTTCCTCGGTATCAGGCATTGCAGGTAGTGCTGCTGGAGTAGGAGCAGCATTTGGCCCAGCAGGTGCAGCCGCTGGCTATTTTGGTGCTTTAGCATTTGCATGTGTAGTTGGAGGGAGTATTTAAAAATTATATGCGTTTATACTAAAAGTATAGACGCATTTATTTGTTTCAAAAAATTGATGAAAAAAGTTATTACTTTTTTAAATTACTATTTTATTAATTTAGTTCGTTCAAAAGAAAAACAAATACCGATAGGGTTTGTTTTTTTAGGCAGACCTGGTGTGTGGTTCTTTAATCATTTCCCTTTTGATTTAGTAGTATATTTACTAATTGCGTTCTTTTTACTATTATTTTGTTTTGGTTTAGGTACAGAACTCTTAGAAGAATCCAATTATAATATTGATCCTTTATTTTTACCAATCTCTGGCTTTATTAGTGTCTTATTGGTATTTGATTATATCATGTCAGAAAAGACTTTCTTTAATCGATGTAAATATTTGGATTTAGTTTTTGTGAATAAACTAGACAAGCTTAAATATAAGATTGCAAATGAACTTTTTGGAGGTAAGTTAATTAGTCTGATATTATTTTTATTACTGACAATTTATTATTTTAAGTTGTCTAATACTTTCCAAGCATACTTGTTTTTAGTAAGCGTATACCTTCTATACAATTCTTTTTACTTGTTGTTTGTGGATTTTTATTTAAAAAATAAAAACCTTGCTGTAGTTTTATTTTTTTTATTACAAATAGGTGTTATACTCTATGCTAATGTCGGTACTAATAATGATATTTTTGGAGCGTTATTAAAAATCGAAGTTGTGTTTAACAACTTGCTTCATAATTTTATTTATGTTTTTGTATTATTTTCAATCTTAGTTTTTTCATTTCAGTTTGTAATTAATTATAAAAAGCTAAGC
This is a stretch of genomic DNA from Marivirga harenae. It encodes these proteins:
- a CDS encoding potassium channel family protein, producing MTNRFAVIGLGQFGESIARTLSDSGAEVLAIDIDLDKVEAIKDDVAYAVALDSTDVKALKAQNIQDMDAIVVAIGENFEGLLLTTVLLLELEVERIIARAANSQQRMILEKMGIEEILSPEETVGKTVAEMLLHPNMKSFLPLPDDYEIVEINTPARVVDQTISEIGLREKYNLNLITVKRLYDEKVDGQLQQVEHIIGVPRADTFLKETDIMILLGKSKDVNKFIEVNK
- a CDS encoding helix-turn-helix domain-containing protein; this translates as MSIGDYIRNIRLKKGYSQQFIADRIGISQSKFNRIENGKSDILLNDLFQICQILRLNYIDLLQSIQSEEAKTDEIEIADLHKEIKSLKSELQEIKEYMYSNSGGGVNTFHATFPKY